A single region of the Neodiprion pinetum isolate iyNeoPine1 chromosome 5, iyNeoPine1.2, whole genome shotgun sequence genome encodes:
- the LOC124218642 gene encoding uncharacterized protein isoform X2: MDGSPTGRGGFRGRGGPGGPPMRGRGGFGDRGRGGPPRGGMMRGGRGGGPGGPGGMRGGPPGMRGRGGPPGRGGRGGHFPPGGPPDVGMVAGPGGGPPPPGMAGPPRGGRGGGGVGGFRGGRGRGDFGRGDMRGGGGGFRGRGGGMDRGGGRGGGRGGGGPPRGGPGGRGGFGDRGGRGGIGGRGGAIKRGGGPMGAGGPAKRPRFDQAPSQNSNGYSAPPNNQGYGGGGPPGNGYSQQQLPPQQQQQQPQPGGGGYGGYSAQQGPYAQPYSGYESYQQAPDYAQPTGYAAPAPTDGRYGGAPNVPPTAAYNSADPYSYGKASAPDYPSQDGGYGKQDYGGSAGYQNAQSQRRY, from the exons ATGGACGGCTCACCAACCGGCAGAGGAGGATTTCGCGGTCGTGGAGGACCCGGCGGACCGCCGATGAGGGGACGCGGCGGCTTTGGCGACAGAGGACG AGGTGGACCTCCTAGAGGTGGCATGATGCGAGGTGGCCGAGGGGGAGGTCCTGGCGGACCGGGAGGAATGCGAGGAGGACCCCCTGGAATGAGAGGCAGAGGCGGGCCACCTGGTCGAGGTGGACGTGGCGGACACTTTCCCCCAGG AGGTCCACCAGATGTGGGAATGGTAGCGGGTCCAGGAGGTGGCCCTCCTCCACCAGGCATGGCAGGTCCTCCAAGAGGAGGTCGAGGCGGCGGTGGAGTTGGCGGCTTCCGAGGTGGGAGAGGCAGAGGCGACTTTGGTAGAGGTGACATGCGCGGTGGTGGTGGAGGCTTCAGAGGACGTGGAGGCGGTATGGACCGAGGAGGTGGTAGGGGGGGTGGCCGTGG TGGTGGCGGTCCCCCAAGAGGTGGTCCGGGCGGCAGAGGTGGGTTTGGAGATCGAGGTGGTAGAGGAGGCATTGGCGGCAGAGGAGGTGCTATCAAGCGGGGTGGTGGTCCAATGGGAGCTGGTGGTCCGGCAAAGAGGCCCAGGTTCGATCAGGCACCCTCGCAGAATTCAAACGGTTATTCTGCCCCACCAAATAA CCAGGGTTATGGCGGTGGTGGACCACCCGGCAATGGCTACTCTCAGCAGCAGCTACCGCcgcagcaacaacagcaacaaccaCAGCCAGGAGGTGGAGGATACGGTGGATACTCGGCACAGCAGGGACCCTATGCTCAGCCTTATTCTGGCTATGAGAGCTATCAGCAGGCACCCGATTACGCCCAACCTACC GGATACGCAGCACCAGCGCCAACAGACGGAAGGTATGGCGGAGCACCCAACGTACCACCTACAGCTGCCTACAACTCGGCCGACCCCTATAGCTATGGAAAAGCATCCGCACCCG ACTATCCGAGTCAAGATGGCGGGTATGGGAAACAGGACTATG GTGGCAGTGCTGGTTACCAAAACGCCCAGTCTCAGCGACGCTATTAA
- the LOC124218642 gene encoding uncharacterized protein isoform X1, whose translation MDGSPTGRGGFRGRGGPGGPPMRGRGGFGDRGRGGPPRGGMMRGGRGGGPGGPGGMRGGPPGMRGRGGPPGRGGRGGHFPPGGPPDVGMVAGPGGGPPPPGMAGPPRGGRGGGGVGGFRGGRGRGDFGRGDMRGGGGGFRGRGGGMDRGGGRGGGRGGGGPPRGGPGGRGGFGDRGGRGGIGGRGGAIKRGGGPMGAGGPAKRPRFDQAPSQNSNGYSAPPNNQGYGGGGPPGNGYSQQQLPPQQQQQQPQPGGGGYGGYSAQQGPYAQPYSGYESYQQAPDYAQPTGYAAPAPTDGRYGGAPNVPPTAAYNSADPYSYGKASAPGDPYAAGYQQGAAAGAAAGGGGYAPANPYDDRSSNATTATTGGGYSTQSYDYPSQDGGYGKQDYGGSAGYQNAQSQRRY comes from the exons ATGGACGGCTCACCAACCGGCAGAGGAGGATTTCGCGGTCGTGGAGGACCCGGCGGACCGCCGATGAGGGGACGCGGCGGCTTTGGCGACAGAGGACG AGGTGGACCTCCTAGAGGTGGCATGATGCGAGGTGGCCGAGGGGGAGGTCCTGGCGGACCGGGAGGAATGCGAGGAGGACCCCCTGGAATGAGAGGCAGAGGCGGGCCACCTGGTCGAGGTGGACGTGGCGGACACTTTCCCCCAGG AGGTCCACCAGATGTGGGAATGGTAGCGGGTCCAGGAGGTGGCCCTCCTCCACCAGGCATGGCAGGTCCTCCAAGAGGAGGTCGAGGCGGCGGTGGAGTTGGCGGCTTCCGAGGTGGGAGAGGCAGAGGCGACTTTGGTAGAGGTGACATGCGCGGTGGTGGTGGAGGCTTCAGAGGACGTGGAGGCGGTATGGACCGAGGAGGTGGTAGGGGGGGTGGCCGTGG TGGTGGCGGTCCCCCAAGAGGTGGTCCGGGCGGCAGAGGTGGGTTTGGAGATCGAGGTGGTAGAGGAGGCATTGGCGGCAGAGGAGGTGCTATCAAGCGGGGTGGTGGTCCAATGGGAGCTGGTGGTCCGGCAAAGAGGCCCAGGTTCGATCAGGCACCCTCGCAGAATTCAAACGGTTATTCTGCCCCACCAAATAA CCAGGGTTATGGCGGTGGTGGACCACCCGGCAATGGCTACTCTCAGCAGCAGCTACCGCcgcagcaacaacagcaacaaccaCAGCCAGGAGGTGGAGGATACGGTGGATACTCGGCACAGCAGGGACCCTATGCTCAGCCTTATTCTGGCTATGAGAGCTATCAGCAGGCACCCGATTACGCCCAACCTACC GGATACGCAGCACCAGCGCCAACAGACGGAAGGTATGGCGGAGCACCCAACGTACCACCTACAGCTGCCTACAACTCGGCCGACCCCTATAGCTATGGAAAAGCATCCGCACCCG GTGACCCGTACGCAGCCGGTTACCAGCAGGGGGCTGCAGCGGGTGCGGCAGCTGGGGGTGGCGGTTACGCCCCTGCCAACCCCTATGATGACCGATCCTCTAACGCCACCACCGCAACAACCGGGGGTGGCTACTCTACGCAGTCCTACG ACTATCCGAGTCAAGATGGCGGGTATGGGAAACAGGACTATG GTGGCAGTGCTGGTTACCAAAACGCCCAGTCTCAGCGACGCTATTAA
- the LOC124218641 gene encoding RCC1 and BTB domain-containing protein 1-like isoform X1 → MSRLDLKNWPIFSLLEPEFVTKIHLIVVYGNLGNEALIVTRDDMVYALGSNTTGCLGTGDSHSTLHPRKVEALCEKGVKTFAYGSGPHVLALTNAGEVYSWGHNGYFELGNGTSNQGLTPTIVSLHPGGKIVVDVACGSHHSLALTNEGEVYAWGQNNCGQVGSGISSHQGAPRKVNSGLTGKKVVSIVCGQTSSIAVTDGGEVYGWGYNGVGQLGIGNYVNQLNPIKVAALATVVIEKVACGYAHTLALSDEGTLYVWGGNSYGQLGLGNKANASSPVKVTMVEMGRVSDIAAVHYNHISVAVGQGGCVYMWGQCRGQSVTWPTPTRLLHPHDALAFYANPSVMHRPLLLHAEEETGILDCLRQAFDDATTSDLVIQVQGKAIHVHKSVLKIRCQHFRSMFQEHWAEDSQNIVQLDQFSHAVYKSFLRYLYTDEVDLPAENALELLDLANAYCETQLKRRCVQMIKRGITVENAAFLYSTAIEYNAQELEEFCFKFALNHMTAVIQTQNFSNLDETTLKTFIRKAAQAGAFKT, encoded by the exons ATGTCACGATTGGATCTAAAGAATTGGCCAATATTTAGTTTACTGGAACCGGAATTCGTAACCAAGATACACCTGATTGTCGTATACG GTAATCTGGGGAACGAGGCGTTGATCGTCACGAGGGACGACATGGTATACGCCCTTGGTAGCAATACGACCGGCTGCCTGGGTACTGGCGACTCCCACAGCACACTGCATCCAAGGAAGGTCGAAGCTCTTTGTGAGAAAGGGGTAAAGACCTTCGCTTACGGAAGCGGTCCGCACGTGTTGGCTCTCACCAATGCTGGGGAG GTTTATTCCTGGGGGCACAACGGTTACTTTGAATTGGGAAATGGAACTTCTAACCAAGGCCTTACCCCAACGATCGTGAGTCTGCACCCTGGAGGAAAAATCGTAGTAGACGTTGCTTGCGGCAGCCACCACTCCTTGGCCCTGACCAATGAAGGAgag GTGTATGCCTGGGGTCAGAACAACTGCGGGCAAGTTGGTAGCGGAATAAGTTCACACCAGGGAGCCCCACGCAAGGTTAACTCGGGTCTGACCGGAAAAAAGGTTGTGTCCATTGTCTGTGGCCAAACGTCAAGCATAGCCGTGACTGATGGTGGTGAGGTGTACGGGTGGGGTTACAACGGGGTCGGCCAACTCGGAATAGGAAATTACGTAAACCAGTTGAATCCGATCAAAGTCGCCGCCCTCGCCACGGTGGTTATCG AAAAAGTCGCATGCGGTTACGCCCACACCCTTGCTCTGAGCGACGAAGGAACTCTGTACGTCTGGGGCGGTAACAGTTATGGTCAATTAGGACTCGGCAATAAGGCGAATGCCTCTAGTCCCGTCAAG GTGACCATGGTAGAGATGGGGAGAGTATCAGACATAGCAGCCGTTCATTACAACCACATAAGCGTTGCAGTTGGCCAAGGAGGATGCGTTTACATGTGGGGGCAGTGTCGGGGCCAGAGTGTTACCTGGCCGACGCCAACGCGGCTGCTTCATCCTCACGACGCCCTCGCCTTTTATGCCAACCCAAGTGTCATGCATCGGCCGCTTCTTCTCCATGCCGAGGAAGAAACCGGGATACTCGACTGCCTAAGGCAAGCCTTTGACGACGCG ACGACGAGTGATCTAGTGATACAAGTTCAAGGAAAGGCAATTCACGTTCACAAATCGGTACTGAAGATCCGATGTCAACACTTCAGATCCATGTTCCAGGAACACTGGGCTGAGGACAGTCAAAA CATTGTTCAGCTGGATCAATTCTCACATGCAGTCTATAAATCTTTTCTGAGGTACTTGTACACTGACGAGGTCGATCTACCTGCTGAGAACGCATTAG AACTTCTGGACTTGGCAAACGCGTACTGCGAGACTCAGCTGAAAAGACGCTGCGTTCAGATGATCAAGCGAGGTATTACCGTCGAAAACGCGGCGTTCCTTTACAGTACAGCAATCGAGTACAACGCGCAG GAACTAGAAGAATTTTGCTTCAAGTTCGCCCTTAACCACATGACGGCTGTGATACAAACTCAGAATTTCTCCAATCTCGACGAAACTACCTTGAAAACTTTTATACGCAAAGCTGCTCAAGCAGGAGCCTTCAAAACTTAA
- the LOC124218641 gene encoding RCC1 and BTB domain-containing protein 1-like isoform X2, translating into MSRLDLKNWPIFSLLEPEFVTKIHLIVVYGNLGNEALIVTRDDMVYALGSNTTGCLGTGDSHSTLHPRKVEALCEKGVKTFAYGSGPHVLALTNAGEVYSWGHNGYFELGNGTSNQGLTPTIVSLHPGGKIVVDVACGSHHSLALTNEGEVYAWGQNNCGQVGSGISSHQGAPRKVNSGLTGKKVVSIVCGQTSSIAVTDGGEVYGWGYNGVGQLGIGNYVNQLNPIKVAALATVVIEKVACGYAHTLALSDEGTLYVWGGNSYGQLGLGNKANASSPVKVTMVEMGRVSDIAAVHYNHISVAVGQGGCVYMWGQCRGQSVTWPTPTRLLHPHDALAFYANPSVMHRPLLLHAEEETGILDCLRQAFDDATTSDLVIQVQGKAIHVHKSVLKIRCQHFRSMFQEHWAEDSQNIVQLDQFSHAVYKSFLRYLYTDEVDLPAENALELLDLANAYCETQLKRRCVQMIKRGITVENAAFLYSTAIEYNAQECVSYRN; encoded by the exons ATGTCACGATTGGATCTAAAGAATTGGCCAATATTTAGTTTACTGGAACCGGAATTCGTAACCAAGATACACCTGATTGTCGTATACG GTAATCTGGGGAACGAGGCGTTGATCGTCACGAGGGACGACATGGTATACGCCCTTGGTAGCAATACGACCGGCTGCCTGGGTACTGGCGACTCCCACAGCACACTGCATCCAAGGAAGGTCGAAGCTCTTTGTGAGAAAGGGGTAAAGACCTTCGCTTACGGAAGCGGTCCGCACGTGTTGGCTCTCACCAATGCTGGGGAG GTTTATTCCTGGGGGCACAACGGTTACTTTGAATTGGGAAATGGAACTTCTAACCAAGGCCTTACCCCAACGATCGTGAGTCTGCACCCTGGAGGAAAAATCGTAGTAGACGTTGCTTGCGGCAGCCACCACTCCTTGGCCCTGACCAATGAAGGAgag GTGTATGCCTGGGGTCAGAACAACTGCGGGCAAGTTGGTAGCGGAATAAGTTCACACCAGGGAGCCCCACGCAAGGTTAACTCGGGTCTGACCGGAAAAAAGGTTGTGTCCATTGTCTGTGGCCAAACGTCAAGCATAGCCGTGACTGATGGTGGTGAGGTGTACGGGTGGGGTTACAACGGGGTCGGCCAACTCGGAATAGGAAATTACGTAAACCAGTTGAATCCGATCAAAGTCGCCGCCCTCGCCACGGTGGTTATCG AAAAAGTCGCATGCGGTTACGCCCACACCCTTGCTCTGAGCGACGAAGGAACTCTGTACGTCTGGGGCGGTAACAGTTATGGTCAATTAGGACTCGGCAATAAGGCGAATGCCTCTAGTCCCGTCAAG GTGACCATGGTAGAGATGGGGAGAGTATCAGACATAGCAGCCGTTCATTACAACCACATAAGCGTTGCAGTTGGCCAAGGAGGATGCGTTTACATGTGGGGGCAGTGTCGGGGCCAGAGTGTTACCTGGCCGACGCCAACGCGGCTGCTTCATCCTCACGACGCCCTCGCCTTTTATGCCAACCCAAGTGTCATGCATCGGCCGCTTCTTCTCCATGCCGAGGAAGAAACCGGGATACTCGACTGCCTAAGGCAAGCCTTTGACGACGCG ACGACGAGTGATCTAGTGATACAAGTTCAAGGAAAGGCAATTCACGTTCACAAATCGGTACTGAAGATCCGATGTCAACACTTCAGATCCATGTTCCAGGAACACTGGGCTGAGGACAGTCAAAA CATTGTTCAGCTGGATCAATTCTCACATGCAGTCTATAAATCTTTTCTGAGGTACTTGTACACTGACGAGGTCGATCTACCTGCTGAGAACGCATTAG AACTTCTGGACTTGGCAAACGCGTACTGCGAGACTCAGCTGAAAAGACGCTGCGTTCAGATGATCAAGCGAGGTATTACCGTCGAAAACGCGGCGTTCCTTTACAGTACAGCAATCGAGTACAACGCGCAG GAATGTGTCTCTTACAGGAACTAG
- the LOC124218641 gene encoding RCC1 and BTB domain-containing protein 1-like isoform X3, whose product MVYALGSNTTGCLGTGDSHSTLHPRKVEALCEKGVKTFAYGSGPHVLALTNAGEVYSWGHNGYFELGNGTSNQGLTPTIVSLHPGGKIVVDVACGSHHSLALTNEGEVYAWGQNNCGQVGSGISSHQGAPRKVNSGLTGKKVVSIVCGQTSSIAVTDGGEVYGWGYNGVGQLGIGNYVNQLNPIKVAALATVVIEKVACGYAHTLALSDEGTLYVWGGNSYGQLGLGNKANASSPVKVTMVEMGRVSDIAAVHYNHISVAVGQGGCVYMWGQCRGQSVTWPTPTRLLHPHDALAFYANPSVMHRPLLLHAEEETGILDCLRQAFDDATTSDLVIQVQGKAIHVHKSVLKIRCQHFRSMFQEHWAEDSQNIVQLDQFSHAVYKSFLRYLYTDEVDLPAENALELLDLANAYCETQLKRRCVQMIKRGITVENAAFLYSTAIEYNAQELEEFCFKFALNHMTAVIQTQNFSNLDETTLKTFIRKAAQAGAFKT is encoded by the exons ATGGTATACGCCCTTGGTAGCAATACGACCGGCTGCCTGGGTACTGGCGACTCCCACAGCACACTGCATCCAAGGAAGGTCGAAGCTCTTTGTGAGAAAGGGGTAAAGACCTTCGCTTACGGAAGCGGTCCGCACGTGTTGGCTCTCACCAATGCTGGGGAG GTTTATTCCTGGGGGCACAACGGTTACTTTGAATTGGGAAATGGAACTTCTAACCAAGGCCTTACCCCAACGATCGTGAGTCTGCACCCTGGAGGAAAAATCGTAGTAGACGTTGCTTGCGGCAGCCACCACTCCTTGGCCCTGACCAATGAAGGAgag GTGTATGCCTGGGGTCAGAACAACTGCGGGCAAGTTGGTAGCGGAATAAGTTCACACCAGGGAGCCCCACGCAAGGTTAACTCGGGTCTGACCGGAAAAAAGGTTGTGTCCATTGTCTGTGGCCAAACGTCAAGCATAGCCGTGACTGATGGTGGTGAGGTGTACGGGTGGGGTTACAACGGGGTCGGCCAACTCGGAATAGGAAATTACGTAAACCAGTTGAATCCGATCAAAGTCGCCGCCCTCGCCACGGTGGTTATCG AAAAAGTCGCATGCGGTTACGCCCACACCCTTGCTCTGAGCGACGAAGGAACTCTGTACGTCTGGGGCGGTAACAGTTATGGTCAATTAGGACTCGGCAATAAGGCGAATGCCTCTAGTCCCGTCAAG GTGACCATGGTAGAGATGGGGAGAGTATCAGACATAGCAGCCGTTCATTACAACCACATAAGCGTTGCAGTTGGCCAAGGAGGATGCGTTTACATGTGGGGGCAGTGTCGGGGCCAGAGTGTTACCTGGCCGACGCCAACGCGGCTGCTTCATCCTCACGACGCCCTCGCCTTTTATGCCAACCCAAGTGTCATGCATCGGCCGCTTCTTCTCCATGCCGAGGAAGAAACCGGGATACTCGACTGCCTAAGGCAAGCCTTTGACGACGCG ACGACGAGTGATCTAGTGATACAAGTTCAAGGAAAGGCAATTCACGTTCACAAATCGGTACTGAAGATCCGATGTCAACACTTCAGATCCATGTTCCAGGAACACTGGGCTGAGGACAGTCAAAA CATTGTTCAGCTGGATCAATTCTCACATGCAGTCTATAAATCTTTTCTGAGGTACTTGTACACTGACGAGGTCGATCTACCTGCTGAGAACGCATTAG AACTTCTGGACTTGGCAAACGCGTACTGCGAGACTCAGCTGAAAAGACGCTGCGTTCAGATGATCAAGCGAGGTATTACCGTCGAAAACGCGGCGTTCCTTTACAGTACAGCAATCGAGTACAACGCGCAG GAACTAGAAGAATTTTGCTTCAAGTTCGCCCTTAACCACATGACGGCTGTGATACAAACTCAGAATTTCTCCAATCTCGACGAAACTACCTTGAAAACTTTTATACGCAAAGCTGCTCAAGCAGGAGCCTTCAAAACTTAA
- the LOC124219008 gene encoding acetylcholinesterase isoform X1, with translation MSRSRRPTAFLVAGAPIALTVLLVMLMGEIGRCSPPHRGRRHHADISHEDIAKGEHPLPKPESLNLNPDDELVVRTRKGKVRGVTLTATTGKKVDAWMGIPYAQKPLGPLRFRHPRPAERWDGILNTTTPPNSCVQILDTVFGDFPGATMWNPNTPLSEDCLYVNVVTPRPRPTNAAVMVWIFGGGFYSGTATLDVYDHRTLVSEENVILVSMQYRLASLGFLYFGTGDVPGNAGLFDQVLALQWVRDNIGAFGGNPDNVTLFGESAGAVSVSFHLLSPLSRNLFSQAIMQSGSPTAPWAMISREESKVRGLRLAEALGCPHEESALSSAVECLRSKDPFDLVNNEWGTLGICEFPFVPVIDGAFLDETPQRSLASSPTNPSFKRANILMGSNTEEGYYFIIYYLTELFRIDGTEDVKVSRDEFLRAVRELNPYVNQIARNAIVYEYTDWLRPDDPYRNRDALDKIVGDYHFTCNVNEFAARYAETGNTVYMYYYTHRSANNPWPSWTGVMHADEISYIFGEPLDSSRGYTREEVYLSKRMMRYWANFAKTGNPNMGDDGSWAETTWPEHTFAKREYLTLATNSTEIGYGPRSKQCAFWKKYLPQLIAATANMKSSPGEKCTSGASGMREVTGSDGVTSLLLATALGVVLWHRSTLYPTVRLVHLASKPSNARGLV, from the exons ATGTCGAGGAGCCGGAGACCCACGGCCTTTCTCGTGGCCGGGGCCCCGATCGCCCTGACTGTTCTCCTCGTGATGCTGATGGGAGAGATAGGGCGCTGTTCGCCACCCCACCGGGGTAGGAGGCACCACGCGGACATCTCCCACGAGGACATTGCAAAGGGTGAACATCCGCTGCCTAAGCCCGAGTCCCTGAACCTGAACCCCGATGACGAGCTGGTGGTGCGCACTAGAAAGGGAAAGGTGCGAGGTGTCACGCTGACAGCGACAACCGGGAAGAAGGTCGACGCGTGGATGGGCATCCCCTACGCCCAGAAGCCGCTAG GCCCCCTCAGGTTTCGTCATCCTCGGCCGGCGGAACGCTGGGACGGAATACTGAACACCACCACGCCTCCCAACAGCTGCGTCCAGATCCTCGACACCGTATTCGGGGACTTTCCCGGGGCGACGATGTGGAACCCGAACACCCCCCTGAGCGAGGACTGCCTCTACGTGAACGTCGTAACGCCTCGACCCCGGCCTACTAACGCGGCGGTTATGGTCTGGATATTCGGCG GCGGATTCTACTCCGGAACCGCGACACTCGATGTTTACGATCACAGGACGCTGGTTTCCGAGGAAAACGTGATCCTCGTTTCGATGCAGTACCGGCTGGCCAGTCTGGGCTTTCTCTACTTCGGCACCGGCGACGTTCCCGGAAACGCGGGACTCTTCGACCAGGTCCTCGCACTCCAGTGGGTCCGGGATAACATCGGAGCGTTCGGGGGTAACCCGGACAACGTGACCCTCTTCGGCGAGAGTGCCGGCGCAGTTTCCGTGTCCTTCCACCTGCTCTCACCCCTGTCTAG AAACCTCTTCAGTCAGGCGATAATGCAGTCCGGTTCGCCGACGGCACCGTGGGCGATGATCTCCAGGGAGGAGTCAAAGGTCCGCGGTCTGCGACTCGCCGAAGCCCTCGGCTGCCCCCACGAAGAGTCGGCCCTCAGCAGCGCCGTCGAGTGCCTGCGAAGTAAGGACCCGTTCGACCTGGTGAACAACGAGTGGGGCACCCTGGGCATATGCGAGTTCCCGTTCGTCCCAGTGATAGACGGTGCCTTCCTCGACGAGACCCCCCAGCGCTCGCTCGCCTCAAGCCCTACGAACCCTTCGTTCAAGCGGGCGAACATCCTTATGGGCTCTAACACGGAAGAGGGCTACTATTTCATCATATATTACCTGACAGAGCTCTTCCGGATTGACGGTACGGAGGACGTCAAGGTTAGCCGGGATGAGTTCCTCCGGGCTGTGAGGGAGCTGAATCCCTACGTCAACCAGATAGCTCGCAATGCTATCGTCTACGAGTACACCGACTGGCTCCGACCCGACGACCCCTACCGCAACCGGGACGCCCTTGACAAGATCGTCGGCGACTATCACTTCACCTGCAACGTGAACGAGTTCGCGGCCCGCTACGCCGAGACCGGGAATACGGTTTACATGTACTACTACACCCACAG ATCGGCGAACAATCCATGGCCCTCGTGGACCGGTGTTATGCACGCCGACGAGATAAGCTACATATTCGGCGAGCCGCTTGATTCCTCTCGGGGTTACACCCGGGAAGAAGTATACCTCTCGAAACGGATGATGAGGTACTGGGCCAACTTCGCTAAAACTGG GAACCCTAATATGGGGGACGATGGTTCATGGGCAGAGACGACCTGGCCTGAACACACCTTCGCCAAAAGAGAGTATCTGACGCTCGCGACGAACTCTACCGAAATTGGATATGGTCCCAGGTCGAAGCAATGCGCCTTCTGGAAGAAGTATCTACCTCAGCTTATCGCAGCCACCG CGAACATGAAGAGTAGCCCCGGCGAAAAATGCACCAGCGGAGCGTCGGGGATGCGGGAAGTTACGGGTAGCGACGGGGTGACGAGCCTGCTGCTGGCGACGGCTCTCGGAGTCGTTCTATGGCACCGTAGCACGTTATACCCGACGGTTCGGCTGGTTCACCTGGCGTCGAAACCCTCGAACGCGCGAGGCCTCGTGTAG
- the LOC124219008 gene encoding acetylcholinesterase isoform X2: protein MSRSRRPTAFLVAGAPIALTVLLVMLMGEIGRCSPPHRGRRHHADISHEDIAKGEHPLPKPESLNLNPDDELVVRTRKGKVRGVTLTATTGKKVDAWMGIPYAQKPLGPLRFRHPRPAERWDGILNTTTPPNSCVQILDTVFGDFPGATMWNPNTPLSEDCLYVNVVTPRPRPTNAAVMVWIFGGGFYSGTATLDVYDHRTLVSEENVILVSMQYRLASLGFLYFGTGDVPGNAGLFDQVLALQWVRDNIGAFGGNPDNVTLFGESAGAVSVSFHLLSPLSRNLFSQAIMQSGSPTAPWAMISREESKVRGLRLAEALGCPHEESALSSAVECLRSKDPFDLVNNEWGTLGICEFPFVPVIDGAFLDETPQRSLASSPTNPSFKRANILMGSNTEEGYYFIIYYLTELFRIDGTEDVKVSRDEFLRAVRELNPYVNQIARNAIVYEYTDWLRPDDPYRNRDALDKIVGDYHFTCNVNEFAARYAETGNTVYMYYYTHRSANNPWPSWTGVMHADEISYIFGEPLDSSRGYTREEVYLSKRMMRYWANFAKTG from the exons ATGTCGAGGAGCCGGAGACCCACGGCCTTTCTCGTGGCCGGGGCCCCGATCGCCCTGACTGTTCTCCTCGTGATGCTGATGGGAGAGATAGGGCGCTGTTCGCCACCCCACCGGGGTAGGAGGCACCACGCGGACATCTCCCACGAGGACATTGCAAAGGGTGAACATCCGCTGCCTAAGCCCGAGTCCCTGAACCTGAACCCCGATGACGAGCTGGTGGTGCGCACTAGAAAGGGAAAGGTGCGAGGTGTCACGCTGACAGCGACAACCGGGAAGAAGGTCGACGCGTGGATGGGCATCCCCTACGCCCAGAAGCCGCTAG GCCCCCTCAGGTTTCGTCATCCTCGGCCGGCGGAACGCTGGGACGGAATACTGAACACCACCACGCCTCCCAACAGCTGCGTCCAGATCCTCGACACCGTATTCGGGGACTTTCCCGGGGCGACGATGTGGAACCCGAACACCCCCCTGAGCGAGGACTGCCTCTACGTGAACGTCGTAACGCCTCGACCCCGGCCTACTAACGCGGCGGTTATGGTCTGGATATTCGGCG GCGGATTCTACTCCGGAACCGCGACACTCGATGTTTACGATCACAGGACGCTGGTTTCCGAGGAAAACGTGATCCTCGTTTCGATGCAGTACCGGCTGGCCAGTCTGGGCTTTCTCTACTTCGGCACCGGCGACGTTCCCGGAAACGCGGGACTCTTCGACCAGGTCCTCGCACTCCAGTGGGTCCGGGATAACATCGGAGCGTTCGGGGGTAACCCGGACAACGTGACCCTCTTCGGCGAGAGTGCCGGCGCAGTTTCCGTGTCCTTCCACCTGCTCTCACCCCTGTCTAG AAACCTCTTCAGTCAGGCGATAATGCAGTCCGGTTCGCCGACGGCACCGTGGGCGATGATCTCCAGGGAGGAGTCAAAGGTCCGCGGTCTGCGACTCGCCGAAGCCCTCGGCTGCCCCCACGAAGAGTCGGCCCTCAGCAGCGCCGTCGAGTGCCTGCGAAGTAAGGACCCGTTCGACCTGGTGAACAACGAGTGGGGCACCCTGGGCATATGCGAGTTCCCGTTCGTCCCAGTGATAGACGGTGCCTTCCTCGACGAGACCCCCCAGCGCTCGCTCGCCTCAAGCCCTACGAACCCTTCGTTCAAGCGGGCGAACATCCTTATGGGCTCTAACACGGAAGAGGGCTACTATTTCATCATATATTACCTGACAGAGCTCTTCCGGATTGACGGTACGGAGGACGTCAAGGTTAGCCGGGATGAGTTCCTCCGGGCTGTGAGGGAGCTGAATCCCTACGTCAACCAGATAGCTCGCAATGCTATCGTCTACGAGTACACCGACTGGCTCCGACCCGACGACCCCTACCGCAACCGGGACGCCCTTGACAAGATCGTCGGCGACTATCACTTCACCTGCAACGTGAACGAGTTCGCGGCCCGCTACGCCGAGACCGGGAATACGGTTTACATGTACTACTACACCCACAG ATCGGCGAACAATCCATGGCCCTCGTGGACCGGTGTTATGCACGCCGACGAGATAAGCTACATATTCGGCGAGCCGCTTGATTCCTCTCGGGGTTACACCCGGGAAGAAGTATACCTCTCGAAACGGATGATGAGGTACTGGGCCAACTTCGCTAAAACTGGGTAA